Proteins from a genomic interval of Rhodothermus marinus:
- a CDS encoding 2-oxoacid:acceptor oxidoreductase subunit alpha has protein sequence MAVFEKPVEVLPEATVLFAGDSGDGMQLTGLQFARATALARNDLATLPDFPAEIRAPAGTTYGVSGYQLHFGSVPVRTPGDAVDMLVAMNPAALKVHLPRVRRGGTLLINVNAFDRRGLELARYETNPLEDGSLEGYQVIPVELTRLTHEALADSELDKKEIDRCKNMFALGLVLWLYSRPLKPVEEWLAQKFANRPEIRDANLKVLHKGYHYGETHELFAVRYEVRPARLEPGLYRAIRGVEALALGLIAASHQSGLPLFYGSYPITPASDLLHELSRHKNFGVMTFQAEDEIAAVGAALGASFGGALGVTATSGPGLALKAETIGLAVMTELPLVVIDLQRGGPSTGLPTKTEQSDLLFALYGRHGEAPLPVLAASSPGDCFYAAYEACRIAVRYMTPVILLADGYLANGAEPWRVPDVTSLPPFAVQFATEPNFRQNGDVRFLPYRRDPETLARPWARPGTPGLEHRIGGLEKEHETGNVSYDPANHQRMVKLRAEKVARVAREIPPTEVFGDPEGDVLLIGWGSTRGAIEAAVERLQARGLRVGSVHLRYLNPLPPDLPAIFERYHHLVVPELNNGQLVRVLRDAYLRPFVPLNKIQGLPFQAREIEEFVADLMPS, from the coding sequence ATGGCCGTCTTTGAAAAACCTGTGGAGGTCCTCCCCGAGGCGACCGTGCTCTTTGCCGGCGACTCGGGTGACGGCATGCAGCTGACGGGATTGCAGTTCGCCCGGGCCACCGCCCTGGCCCGCAACGACCTGGCCACGCTGCCCGACTTTCCCGCCGAGATCCGCGCGCCGGCCGGCACCACCTACGGCGTGAGCGGCTACCAGCTTCACTTCGGCTCGGTCCCGGTACGCACGCCGGGCGATGCCGTCGATATGCTGGTGGCCATGAACCCGGCCGCGCTGAAGGTGCACCTGCCGCGCGTGCGTCGGGGTGGGACGCTGCTCATCAACGTGAACGCCTTCGACCGACGCGGGCTGGAGCTGGCCCGCTACGAGACGAACCCGCTCGAAGACGGCTCGCTCGAAGGCTATCAGGTCATCCCCGTCGAGCTGACACGTCTGACGCACGAAGCGCTGGCCGACAGCGAACTCGACAAAAAGGAGATCGACCGCTGCAAGAACATGTTTGCGCTGGGGCTCGTGCTCTGGCTCTACTCGCGCCCGCTGAAACCCGTCGAGGAATGGCTGGCGCAGAAATTTGCAAACCGGCCCGAGATCCGGGACGCCAACCTGAAGGTCCTGCACAAAGGCTACCACTACGGCGAGACGCACGAGCTGTTTGCCGTCCGTTACGAAGTGCGGCCGGCGCGCCTGGAGCCCGGTCTGTACCGGGCCATCCGGGGCGTCGAGGCGCTGGCGCTGGGGTTGATCGCGGCCAGCCACCAGAGCGGCCTGCCGCTCTTTTACGGCTCTTACCCGATCACGCCGGCCTCGGACCTGCTGCACGAGCTGAGCCGGCACAAGAACTTCGGCGTGATGACCTTCCAGGCCGAGGACGAGATTGCGGCCGTGGGGGCGGCGCTGGGCGCCAGCTTCGGCGGGGCGCTGGGCGTGACGGCCACCAGCGGCCCGGGTCTGGCGCTCAAGGCCGAAACGATCGGCCTGGCGGTGATGACCGAGCTGCCGCTCGTGGTGATCGACCTGCAGCGCGGCGGTCCCTCGACGGGTCTGCCCACCAAGACGGAGCAGAGCGACCTGCTCTTTGCACTCTACGGCCGCCACGGCGAGGCCCCGCTGCCCGTGCTGGCGGCCAGCTCGCCCGGCGACTGCTTCTACGCGGCCTACGAAGCCTGCCGCATCGCCGTACGCTACATGACCCCGGTGATCCTGCTGGCCGACGGCTACCTGGCCAACGGCGCCGAACCCTGGCGCGTGCCGGACGTCACCTCACTGCCGCCCTTCGCGGTGCAGTTTGCCACGGAGCCCAACTTCCGCCAGAACGGCGACGTGCGCTTCCTGCCCTACCGCCGCGACCCCGAGACGCTGGCGCGCCCGTGGGCACGTCCGGGCACGCCCGGCCTGGAGCACCGCATCGGCGGCCTCGAAAAAGAGCACGAGACGGGTAACGTCTCGTACGACCCGGCCAACCACCAGCGCATGGTGAAGCTCCGCGCCGAAAAGGTGGCCCGCGTGGCTCGGGAGATCCCGCCCACGGAAGTCTTTGGCGATCCCGAGGGCGACGTGCTGCTCATCGGCTGGGGTTCGACGCGCGGCGCCATCGAAGCGGCCGTCGAGCGCCTGCAGGCTCGCGGCCTGCGCGTCGGCAGCGTCCACCTACGCTACCTGAATCCGCTGCCGCCCGATCTGCCGGCCATTTTCGAGCGCTACCACCATCTGGTGGTGCCCGAGCTGAACAACGGCCAGCTCGTACGCGTCCTGCGCGACGCCTACCTGCGGCCGTTCGTGCCGCTGAACAAGATCCAGGGCCTGCCCTTCCAGGCCCGAGAGATCGAGGAGTTTGTGGCCGACCTGATGCCGTCCTGA
- the apaG gene encoding Co2+/Mg2+ efflux protein ApaG — protein sequence MVPYAATTRGVTVTVRPVYLDDPSDFFEKRFVFAYFISIENHTDEPVQLLRRYWRIEEADGSVREVEGVGVIGQQPVIRPGHAHIYSSYCILSSLSGTMEGYYLMRSADGRRFRVTIPRFDLRVAAN from the coding sequence ATGGTTCCCTATGCAGCGACAACGCGGGGTGTGACGGTCACCGTACGTCCGGTCTATCTGGATGATCCGTCCGACTTTTTCGAAAAGCGGTTCGTTTTCGCCTATTTCATCAGCATCGAAAACCACACGGACGAGCCGGTGCAGCTCCTGCGTCGCTACTGGCGCATCGAGGAAGCGGACGGCTCGGTTCGCGAGGTGGAAGGCGTCGGTGTGATCGGCCAGCAGCCCGTCATCCGGCCCGGCCATGCGCACATCTACAGCAGCTACTGCATTCTCTCGTCGCTCAGCGGCACGATGGAAGGCTACTACCTGATGCGCTCAGCCGACGGACGCCGCTTCCGGGTGACGATCCCTCGCTTCGATCTGCGCGTGGCGGCCAACTGA
- a CDS encoding thymidylate synthase produces MRQYHEFLRYILERGTRREDRTGVGTISVFGYQMRFDLQEGFPLVTTKKIHIKSVVHELLWFLRGDTNLRYLHEHGVTIWDEWATEEGELGPIYGKQWRQWLAPDGREIDQIAEVVRSIRERPWSRRHVVSAWNVADLPDERLSPQENVRRGRMALAPCHVLFQFYVAERPEWERPRLSCQLYQRSADAFLGVPFNIASYSLLTHMIAQQTDLDVGELIWTGGDCHIYLNHLEQVEELLSREPYPLPKLVIKRRPPSIFDYRYEDLEFVNYRHHPPIKAPIAV; encoded by the coding sequence ATGCGCCAGTATCACGAGTTTCTGCGCTACATCCTGGAACGCGGCACGCGCAGGGAAGACCGCACGGGCGTCGGTACGATCAGCGTATTCGGCTACCAGATGCGCTTTGACCTGCAGGAAGGCTTTCCGCTGGTCACGACGAAGAAGATCCACATCAAGAGCGTCGTGCACGAACTGCTCTGGTTCCTCCGGGGCGACACCAACCTGCGATACCTGCACGAGCACGGCGTGACGATCTGGGACGAGTGGGCCACCGAGGAAGGCGAGCTGGGACCGATCTACGGCAAGCAGTGGCGACAGTGGCTGGCGCCCGATGGACGCGAGATCGACCAGATTGCCGAGGTGGTGCGCTCGATCCGGGAGCGCCCCTGGTCTCGGCGGCATGTGGTGAGCGCCTGGAACGTGGCCGACCTGCCCGACGAGCGCCTTTCACCGCAGGAGAACGTACGGCGGGGCCGGATGGCCCTGGCACCCTGTCACGTGCTGTTTCAGTTCTACGTGGCGGAGCGGCCCGAGTGGGAGCGCCCGCGGCTTTCCTGCCAGCTCTACCAGCGCTCGGCCGATGCGTTTCTGGGCGTGCCTTTCAACATCGCCTCCTACAGTCTGCTCACGCACATGATCGCCCAGCAGACGGACCTGGACGTGGGCGAGCTCATCTGGACCGGGGGCGATTGTCACATTTACCTGAACCACCTGGAGCAGGTCGAGGAGCTGCTCTCCCGCGAGCCGTACCCGCTGCCGAAGCTGGTCATCAAAAGGCGCCCGCCGTCGATCTTCGACTATCGGTACGAGGATTTAGAATTCGTGAACTACCGGCATCATCCGCCGATCAAGGCACCCATTGCGGTGTGA
- a CDS encoding type II toxin-antitoxin system Phd/YefM family antitoxin, which translates to MRVVNIREARVHLSRLIAAVEQGEEVIIMRAGRPVARLVPLRKPRKLGVLAGRMTIPEDFDAPLPEKILSAFEGNA; encoded by the coding sequence ATGCGGGTTGTTAACATCAGAGAAGCCCGGGTGCATCTTTCTCGGTTGATCGCTGCGGTGGAGCAGGGAGAGGAGGTCATCATTATGCGGGCGGGGCGTCCGGTCGCCAGACTGGTACCCCTGCGGAAGCCGCGAAAGCTGGGTGTGCTGGCGGGACGCATGACTATTCCCGAAGATTTCGACGCACCGCTGCCGGAAAAAATTCTATCCGCTTTTGAAGGAAATGCCTGA
- a CDS encoding type II toxin-antitoxin system VapC family toxin, translated as MPERYLLDTHVLLWVLFSPERIPERVRERLIDPYFEVYFSAASVWEIAIKAQIGRLKLTLDLNAIVEAAEDSGFEPLAIRTEHATKIIDLPLYHRDPFDRILVAQAIVEKARLLTADSALIKYKNVELI; from the coding sequence ATGCCTGAGCGCTATTTGCTCGATACACATGTATTGCTATGGGTGCTTTTTAGTCCAGAACGAATTCCTGAACGAGTACGCGAACGTCTTATTGATCCATACTTTGAGGTGTATTTCAGTGCAGCAAGTGTGTGGGAAATAGCTATAAAAGCACAGATAGGGCGACTGAAACTTACTCTCGACTTGAATGCCATTGTTGAAGCAGCGGAGGATTCAGGATTCGAACCCCTGGCCATTCGTACAGAACATGCTACGAAAATTATAGATCTTCCTTTGTATCATCGAGATCCTTTTGATCGAATACTGGTCGCTCAGGCTATTGTCGAAAAAGCCCGGCTTTTAACTGCGGACAGCGCATTGATTAAGTACAAAAATGTGGAGCTGATTTAA
- a CDS encoding dihydrofolate reductase — MSLSSSVTSRRPEIVLIAALAEKNRVIGRDGRLPWHLPEDLRRFKRLTMGHPLLMGRKTFESLLEEFGGPLPGRRHLVLSRSRTYPGMANVEVYPDVEAALKAVGDVPVLFIAGGAEVYAQFLPRADRLELTLVEGDYEGDTFFPPYEHLIGSVFEEVAVERHPGFRFVTYRRRPDAPKP; from the coding sequence ATGTCTTTGTCTTCATCGGTAACATCCAGACGTCCGGAGATTGTCCTGATTGCAGCGCTGGCCGAGAAGAACCGGGTGATCGGGCGCGACGGCCGGCTTCCGTGGCATCTGCCGGAGGACCTGCGGCGCTTCAAGCGGCTGACGATGGGGCACCCGCTGTTGATGGGCCGCAAGACGTTCGAGTCGCTCCTGGAGGAGTTCGGCGGGCCGCTGCCCGGTCGGCGACACCTGGTGCTCTCGCGGAGTCGGACCTATCCGGGCATGGCGAACGTCGAGGTGTACCCGGACGTCGAGGCGGCGCTGAAGGCCGTGGGCGATGTGCCCGTGCTGTTCATTGCAGGAGGGGCCGAGGTGTATGCCCAGTTTCTACCCCGGGCCGATCGGCTGGAGCTGACGCTCGTCGAAGGCGACTACGAGGGCGATACGTTCTTTCCTCCCTACGAGCATCTGATCGGCTCCGTCTTCGAGGAGGTGGCCGTCGAGCGCCATCCGGGCTTTCGGTTCGTCACCTACCGGCGGCGTCCCGACGCGCCGAAGCCGTAA
- a CDS encoding LAGLIDADG family homing endonuclease, with protein MATEVLPDLGTHFHEPVSWHVWDAKYRYREGNVVRDQTIEDTWRRVARALAAAEPESERARWAERFYRVLYGFKFLPGGRILAGAGTRHRVTLFNCFVMGIIEDSLDGIFDSLKEGALTMQQGGGVGYDFSTLRPAGTRARTTGTIASGPVSFMHIWDAMCATLLSTGARRGAMMATLRCDHPDIETFVTAKHRPGVLTHFNLSVQVFDEFMEAVRRDADWPLVFPAAALEDEGMGDGPIVYRRWTGTDGPVPCRVLRVVKARALWEQILRSTYDYAEPGVLFIDTINRMNNLAYREHITATNPCVTADTWIHTSMGPRRVADLIGQPFFARVNGQDYMCPKGFFATGVKKVYRLETLEGYNLRLTEDHPVLRVRKRTRWSTTTEWIPVKYLQIGDGVVLNNHRGCFEWPGEGSEEEGYLLGLLVGDGTLKKDKAVLSVWTNNDSIESLSTMMAYAESAVRSFPHRKDFRGWIAIPERGEYRLATASLRSLAYRFGLRPGAKIITSKIEKASSDFYKGFLRGLFDADGSVQGSHFKGISIRLAQSNLEILRAVQRMLLRLGIVAKIYSNRRPSGKYYLPDGKGGVRLYHCRAQYELVISKDNLQIFAERIGFSHYEKAKKLKEALQSYKRSLNKEVFIARIARVKFEGYETVYDACVPGINAFDANGFVVHNCGEQPLPPYGACDLGSINLTRFVRAPFTPEADLDWEGIRETVAVAVRMLDNVIDVSGFPLPAQAEQARGTRRIGLGITGLADALIMLGLHYASEEARQLAARVMQTICHTAYRTSIALAREKGVFPFFERERYLESPFIQALPEDIRKGIATYGIRNSHLLSIAPTGTISLLANNVSSGIEPVFAYRYTRYILGLDGERRAYTLTDYALRLWQRLHGDSEMLPEAFVDAQHLDPYDHLKMQAALQPYVDGAISKTVNVPADTPFSAFRQLYDWAYDHGLKGCTTYRPSPVRGAVLEAVTAGVAESTHCCSIEREAD; from the coding sequence ATGGCAACGGAAGTGCTACCGGATCTGGGCACGCACTTTCACGAGCCGGTCTCCTGGCACGTCTGGGACGCGAAGTACCGTTATCGTGAAGGCAACGTCGTGCGCGATCAGACGATTGAGGACACCTGGCGGCGGGTGGCCCGGGCGCTGGCGGCTGCCGAACCGGAATCGGAGCGGGCGCGCTGGGCCGAACGCTTTTACCGGGTACTCTACGGATTCAAGTTTCTGCCGGGCGGGCGCATCCTGGCCGGTGCCGGCACGCGCCACCGCGTGACGCTCTTCAACTGCTTCGTGATGGGCATCATTGAGGACTCGCTCGACGGCATCTTCGATAGTCTCAAAGAAGGGGCGTTGACCATGCAGCAGGGCGGGGGCGTGGGCTACGACTTTTCGACGCTGCGGCCGGCCGGCACGCGGGCGCGCACGACGGGTACGATCGCCTCGGGGCCGGTTTCGTTTATGCACATCTGGGACGCCATGTGCGCCACGCTGCTTTCGACGGGCGCGCGGCGCGGCGCCATGATGGCCACGCTCCGGTGCGACCACCCCGACATCGAAACCTTCGTCACGGCCAAGCACCGGCCCGGCGTGCTCACGCACTTCAACCTGTCGGTGCAGGTCTTCGATGAGTTCATGGAGGCCGTGCGGCGCGACGCCGACTGGCCGCTGGTCTTTCCGGCCGCCGCGCTGGAGGACGAAGGCATGGGCGACGGGCCGATCGTGTACCGGCGCTGGACGGGCACCGACGGTCCTGTGCCCTGCCGCGTGCTCCGGGTGGTGAAGGCGCGGGCACTCTGGGAGCAGATCCTGCGCTCTACCTACGACTACGCCGAGCCCGGCGTGCTCTTCATCGACACGATCAACCGGATGAACAACCTCGCCTACCGCGAGCACATCACCGCGACGAACCCCTGTGTGACAGCAGACACGTGGATTCACACTTCTATGGGGCCACGTCGTGTGGCTGATTTGATAGGTCAACCATTTTTTGCCCGGGTCAACGGTCAGGATTACATGTGTCCTAAAGGATTTTTTGCCACAGGTGTTAAAAAAGTATATCGATTAGAAACACTGGAAGGTTATAATCTTCGCTTAACTGAAGATCATCCTGTACTTCGAGTTCGTAAGCGAACTCGCTGGAGTACTACAACAGAATGGATTCCTGTTAAATATCTCCAAATAGGAGATGGGGTTGTGTTAAATAATCATCGAGGATGTTTTGAATGGCCTGGGGAAGGTTCTGAAGAAGAAGGGTATTTACTTGGATTATTAGTAGGAGATGGAACACTTAAGAAAGACAAAGCTGTACTTTCAGTATGGACTAACAATGATTCGATAGAAAGTTTAAGTACAATGATGGCATATGCTGAATCAGCTGTTCGAAGTTTTCCTCACCGTAAAGATTTTCGTGGCTGGATAGCCATTCCAGAACGTGGCGAATATCGATTGGCAACTGCTTCATTGCGTTCTCTTGCTTATCGTTTTGGTCTTCGACCTGGCGCAAAGATAATAACTTCGAAAATAGAAAAAGCTTCTTCTGATTTTTACAAGGGATTTTTGCGTGGACTATTTGATGCAGATGGCAGTGTACAAGGATCGCATTTTAAAGGGATTAGTATTCGACTTGCGCAAAGTAATTTAGAAATTCTAAGAGCAGTACAACGTATGTTATTGCGTTTGGGGATTGTTGCTAAAATCTATTCTAACAGAAGGCCCTCTGGCAAATATTACTTACCAGATGGTAAAGGAGGAGTTCGACTATACCATTGTAGAGCACAATATGAATTAGTAATTTCAAAAGATAATTTGCAGATATTTGCAGAAAGAATAGGGTTTTCACATTATGAAAAGGCAAAAAAGCTAAAAGAAGCTTTGCAAAGCTATAAACGCTCACTGAACAAAGAAGTATTCATTGCCCGAATAGCCCGCGTCAAGTTTGAGGGTTATGAAACTGTATATGATGCATGTGTGCCTGGAATCAATGCTTTTGATGCAAATGGTTTTGTTGTGCATAACTGTGGCGAGCAGCCGCTGCCGCCCTACGGGGCCTGCGACCTGGGTTCGATCAACCTGACGCGCTTCGTGCGGGCGCCCTTTACGCCCGAAGCCGATCTCGACTGGGAGGGGATCCGGGAGACCGTCGCCGTAGCCGTGCGCATGCTCGACAACGTGATCGACGTGTCGGGCTTTCCGCTGCCGGCCCAGGCCGAGCAGGCCCGCGGCACCCGGCGTATCGGGCTGGGCATTACCGGACTGGCCGACGCGCTGATCATGCTGGGCCTGCACTATGCCTCGGAGGAGGCGCGCCAGCTGGCCGCCCGCGTCATGCAGACGATCTGCCACACGGCCTACCGGACGTCCATTGCACTGGCCCGCGAAAAAGGCGTCTTCCCCTTCTTCGAGCGGGAGCGTTATCTGGAAAGCCCCTTCATTCAGGCGCTCCCCGAAGACATTCGCAAAGGCATCGCCACCTACGGGATCCGGAACAGCCACCTGCTTTCGATCGCGCCCACAGGGACGATCAGCCTGCTGGCCAACAACGTGTCGAGCGGCATCGAGCCCGTCTTTGCCTATCGCTACACGCGCTACATTCTGGGACTTGATGGCGAGCGGCGGGCCTACACGCTCACCGACTACGCCCTGCGGTTGTGGCAACGGCTGCACGGCGACAGCGAGATGCTTCCCGAGGCGTTCGTCGATGCCCAGCACCTGGACCCCTACGATCACCTGAAGATGCAGGCAGCCCTGCAGCCCTACGTGGACGGGGCCATTTCAAAGACGGTGAACGTGCCGGCCGACACGCCCTTCAGTGCCTTCCGCCAGCTCTACGACTGGGCCTACGATCACGGCCTGAAAGGGTGCACCACGTACCGGCCCAGCCCGGTCCGGGGCGCCGTGCTGGAAGCCGTCACCGCCGGCGTGGCCGAAAGCACGCACTGCTGCAGCATCGAGCGCGAGGCCGACTGA